aaggaattaaaagaaatcaaagaagtaatcgaaagaaaaactggaaaaataccGTGAAATAAATGagtatgaaaacagaaaatcaaaatttatggaatacaCACAAAGAGGTTTCAGGGTCAAATATATAGTTTCAAATAcagtagaaaggaaaaagatctgaaaTCAATAGTTTAAGTTTCaagtgaaagaaactagaaaaagaaaagcatatcaATTCAAAGCTTAGAAAAAGGtaaatactaaaaatagaagCACaagtcaatgaaacagaaaaccagaaaatcaataaaaccaaaagttggttctctgacaagaccaaaaaaaaattgataaaatcaaAGCAGGACTAACCAATAaccaaggggaaagaaaagaaaacacaaattaccaaaataggaaaaaaaaaggaggaaggcatCACTGCAAATATACCTGAGATCTTAAAAGCTATAAGGGAATCATATGAACTACTTTATGCCAATAGACTagataatttatttgaaatggaCAATTCTTATCAAACTAGactcaagaggaaatagagataaaaattctgaataggggctggcctggtggtgtagtggttaagtttgcacattccacatcagtggcctggggttcacaggcccggatcccgggcgcagacctagcccCGCTTGTCAAatcacgctgtggtggcatcccacataaaacagaggaagactgtcacagatattagctcagggccaacatcctcacacacacacacacacaaaacccaaaAGACCTGAATAGGCCTCTATCAAGTAAAGAAATTTAAGTAgtagttaaaaatcttcccacaaagaaaagccatgGCCCAGACAGCTTCACTGTTGGAATTCTAAcatacatttaaagaagaaataatgccaatACAATACCAATAAGAGAGGAGGAACTACATTATAAGTCATCTAACCAAAgctagacaaagacatcacaaggaaaaaaaagatggagtcCTCCTGCACTGTATACTTGTGTCAAATCACCACGATGTATTCTTAAAATGctttacaattttgtcaattatacctcaataaagctacaaaagggggccagccccgtggctgagtggttaagttcgcgcactccactttggcagcccagggttttgctggttcggatcctgggcacggacatggcaccactcatcaggccacgctgaggcagcgtcccacacagcagaaccagaggcactcacaactagaatacacaacgatgtactggggggctttggggagaagaagaagaagaaaaaaaagaagattggcaacagatgttagctcaggcaccaatctttaggaaaaaaaaagaaagctacaaaaaaaacattagaaaagaagTGTGTTTGGGTTGACtgtgagaaaaaagtaaaaagaaaaaaaaccccaccaagaACCAGATGAATGATCCTcataaacaaaaacttttaacAAGATATTGGCAAACAAAATACAGTAATACATAAAAAGGTTTGTATATGGTGATGGAGTTTGTCAAGGAATGCAAAGGTggatttaacatctgaaaatcaatgtAAGATACTATCTTAAAAAGACTCAAGAAAAAGCATATGATAATCTCCACAAACACAGAAAAAACATGTGAGAAAAATCCAGCatgcattcatgataaaaattctcatcCAATTATATCTGGAAGGAAACCACCCCAATCTGATGATGCATATGAAGAACCTAGAGGGAACATCCTACTTTGTGGTGTGAGACTGAACGCATTGTCCCTCAGACTGGAAACAAAGCAAGTGTTCTTTTCTAGTACTTCTAGTCAAAATTGTCCTGGAACACCTAGCCAGTGCACGgcaagaaagaaaacttaaaggaacaaagatgagaaagaagtaaaactctgttTATTTGCAGATGGTACGATCTTGTTTGTAGAAATTCTTATTGAATCTAAGGGGGGGAAACACCACTAGAACTAACAGCAAGGTCCTAGGCTCAAGGTCACTGATTCAATATGTAAGAACCAACTGAACTGCTATATACCACCAATGAAAACTCCAAAACTGAAACGAAGAAAATTCCATTCGCCATGCATCAAAAGCAAAATACTGGATTGGCTGCACGAGGAAATCTCCCGACCCTCTCCCCAGCAAAATGAGTATAAATgataacaattattttaaaaatccaatcatCTAAAGGCTCTGGAATGTGTCATAAGGGCATACAGCAAATGGACAAACATTTAGTCAATGAAATTTGCTACGTGAGACTAAGAACAGCGACAGTCTGTGACACCTGAACCACAACTTGCTTTCTGCCCCTCCCAGTTCAATGTGATAGAAATTCCACTCCAGACAGGGGCAGCCAAGAACACAAGATTTCCTCTATCCCCTGCTCTCAGTCAAGGGCTATGGTGTCTTTCTGGGAAGGGCAGTCACCAGCATTTCTCAACCTCTCCTAGCTACACATTGCAGAGGCTCATTCCAAGTGAGTGAAGCAAGTAGGTCAGGGAGTCATTTTTCCCACCTGGTTGTCACTGACAGGGCAGAGACTCTACCTGAGGCATGGCACATTGAGAATACTGGAGCCCCCAACTGCCCTTGCCCCAGCCCATTCATAGTGTGGAAGTTCTAAGCCAGGAGAGGCAAGCCGAGAACACCTGAGGCTGCCATCCACACTTAAAGTTGTGACTCAAAGGTTTTGCTCATAGGCAGAGGCAGTCTCTAAGAACACACAGCTCCAAAGCTCTCTCCAAAGAAGCTGACTTCATTCAAAACAAATGTGTGCAAGTTCGAGACTAAAGGTACCTCAAAAACAATGGAAGATCTGATGGTCAGCAATGAAGAGAAGACTAGTATCTCCATGAGCGCAACAAACCCAACAAGCAGGCCCACTAGTTTCAAAGAGAACGAGGGAAAAAGATAAGGAAAGCCCTCTTGGGATCAGAACAAACCTTGGCCTCAAAAACTACCTCTACAAAGGGGTGGGAATTATCAGGGCACTGTCAAAGGGCACTGTCTCAGGGCACTGTGAAGAACAATAGCACAATCGGCCTACAATAACAGTGTAAGTCAGTGAAAGAGAGAGTCAGTGAGGGTCCTGTCAAAACCACTGTCGTCCCAATGTGACTGTAAGCATGCCCAAGAGTGTGCTAAAGTGGGGAAAATAGACGTCACTGAAATGTCAGCCGGTCACTAAGCAAATGAAGAAGCAAACAAGCAGCAGCCCTGGCAAGAACATGATCTAGAATGTCAATTTTTAACAGAAAGTTTATGATACATGAAAGGAAGCAAAGGAGTGACCCACAAACAGGAAAAAGGTAGGCAAGAGAAACTGTCCGTGAGAGGGTCTAGATGACGGATTTAACAAAGACTTCAGAGcagccattataaatatgtttaaagaacTAAGGGAGACTATGTTAAAGAGGAAAGGTATGGTAACAGTGTCACATgaaagaatatcaataaagacagAGAGGATATAGGTGGATGAGATTATGCAAcctaaagaaaatagagaagaaacaatgaagaaaaatgtaaagagctttttataaaatatggaacactaagTACTCCAACGTATGCATGACAGGAGTACCAGGAGACAACAGAGAAAGGATCAGAAAAAATATTccgccattatttcttcaaataaactctgcctctcttctttttctgggacTTCCATGATGCGTTGGTTTAACGGTGACCCCTAAGTCCCTTGGCTatgttctctttcctttattttcctttgctccTCAGACTTGACaatttcaaatgacctgttttcaagttcactgattctttcttctgcctgttcaagtctgctgttgaccctctagtgaatttttcaattcagttctTGCATGTTTTCAGCTCCAGAATATCTctggttataaaaataatttctctcttttatattcCCATTTTGTTTATATATGCTTTTCCTTAAGCTCTGAGGATATTTAAGACTGTTGTTTTCAAGTCACTGTCTACTAAGTCTGAAGCCTGTGTTTTtttagggttggtttctggagatttatgcTTTAATTTGTTCCTCTGAGTGGGCTATGTTTCCCAGTTTCCTTCTGTGTCTCGTgatcttttgttgaaaattagctattTGAAAAAAGAACCACATCTCCTACTTTTTACAGACTGACTCCATGCAGGGGAAGACCTCTACTATCAGCCTGGCATGAAGGTTtagggtcttctcaggtcttttctgggTGTGAGTCTTCCCTgggtgtgtaggtgtgtgtttTTCCCCCAATTCCCCTGTATACATGGCTGCTTCTAAATGTATTAATTTCCCTAAGAGTCTCACAAGCCCAAATTGTGTAAGGAGATCTTTTGAGCACTCTCTTACTGATACAGCCCATTGTCATTTATGGTTTATGGTCATCCTTATTACTACCATTCATTACACCCTTCTCTTTGACTACAGATGTCATCCTGGCAGTCTTTCACAAAAAGGCACTGACAAAAATACGTTATAAGTTTTTGGTAttatgaataaatgagaaattagTTTCATGACAAAAATTGTAactatagaataaaaaataaaatctgaggaaaaaaataacttgtaTGTACATGGTGGTAGTGACTCAGAATGTATAATGATTAATTTGACAAAATTACAAGTTGGTCTGAAAATCCACAGTTTCAATGGGATGTTTTAATATATCCTAtcaggaaatggaaaaatacttGTTAGTATACAAGTTGTCTGGAacagttaataaaatatttctaagaaacaTCTACAGAAGCATTTGCTTGACCAAAAAATACACATTGTTTTAATAAAATCACATACAAATATAACTGAAAATGTGCTGAGGAATCTTGTTTGGCTCTGAGTAATTGGAAACACCCACAATCTGCCTGATAAGAGAAAGGTGCTAATTCTCACATGGAGGGCCTGGGTCAGAGCAGTCGCTGCACAGGGCAGTGGAGGAACAGATGCCCATGTGGTTCCTTTTGACTGCATCACTGTAGCTGCCTTGGTGGAATCAGGAACACACAGTCACTACACTGTTAGCAGAACAAGGTGTTTACTACACAAATCAGAAGTTATACAAATACAATCTAAAGAGTGGAGTCAGTACTTCAGAGAGCATTCTCAAACTGTGGGACTTGTGGAGGTATCTGTTGAAACCCACAGCTCTGAGAAAATGGAAACCAGGTAGTTACTGTTGGTTTTGAGAATACTCTTAGCTGGCAGGGCAAAGAATCAGGAGAATGGGCTGGAAGATGGTGTATGTGAAACTCCCAGGCATCTGTCTGTCTCTGTACCATGCTTCCCAAGACTAAGGCCTTCTTCACTTTGGCCTTTCAAACCTCACGCAAGTGAGGCTACTAGTGAATTCTAACATGGAACCATAAAAAGAACAATTTCTAGAAAATGTAGGACACATTCCCCATGTTGACATAATACATTCCAGGAGAGCTATCTCCAATTCTGCATTTTATTGTCCTATCACAGGTCTCTTTTCTTAATGTAAAGTCTATTATTCAAAGCATAGTCATAAGGAATGACAAAGAGTAAAGTGAAAAGATGTAAACAGTAATTCAAGTGACATTATACTCAATAATAAACTTTGCATACTTACAAATTTATGCCAACTATTTATTAgcaaggaaaaaggaataaagctcttctgatgaaagaaaaagaaagtttttctCATAAGAAAGGGTACGGAATATCCAGTACCTGGCACACGAGGTCAAGAAGAAAATCCCAACAAATATAAAGACGTCATTTTTCAATGGCCCCtgacagaaaagttaaaatatattaaaataacataggggccggctccgtggccaagtggttaagttcgcgtgctctgttgcggtggcccagggttcggatcctgggcacggacatggcaccgctcgtcaggccacgttgaggcggcatcccacatcccgcaaccagaaggacctgcaactaagatatacaactgtgtacgggtgggggggggggggttggggagatacagcagaaaaaagaaaaaaaaaaaaagattggcaacagttgttagcccaggtgccaatctttaaaataaaataaaataaaataacataaaattatagaaaattaaatCCACTGGCATATTAGATATACACTCTAGTTCACCCATGGATTCAACAGacttaaaaatggaaagacaaaaattttattaactgatttaagagaaaaaaacactatGTATTAGATTTATGTATAAATGCTTAAAGAGTACATACCTACAGAATTATCTCACCTCAATGTTTATTTGCAAAACTATGAAGTATAAATCCATAATCCACAGGTCCACTTTAAGAATGAGGCAGTGATAAAgacaatatatttataattgtgaaaATTAGTAAACAGAAAACTCATCTAAAATGtggtcaggaggccagaagggggagctctTATGTCCTAGAATGACTGCAGACCCAACAGGAAGAAAAGCTTCCTCTTCTAGTCCAGCGACAGCTCAGCTGATGAGAGACGGCCACAATCAGCCAACGAAATGCCACCACACTTTGAACTCCTCGTCTCCTCCAACAGACTCTGTTTATAACAGCCCTCCCAACGTCCTCTTCCCCTCTATACATGAGTTTCTCTTCCCCTTATTGTTCATTACTTGCACGTGGTTCACCATGGTTGTGGACCCTGATTTGCAATGCTTTGCTATCCCGAATAAACctatttttgctggagaaataaatgGCTATTTGCTTAAGGTTAACATAATCTTgcatttctttcttgttctgaAACTTATGCCTTATTATATATGAATTAACTTGCATCAGGCTTTCCCATGTGACTTACATTTAGAGGATTTCCCTCCATTGGGAGTTTTCACATGACTTTGAAAGTATTTGTTAAAACGGAAAACTTTCccctatttttcacatttatagggtttctgtCCAGTGTGCTTTCTCATCACATGGCTTTTTAAGGATGAGGGCCAATTAAAAGCTTTCCCACAATGCTTACATTTAAGAGgtctctctccagtgtgagttcttccAGGGATTTGAAATGTACTGGGACGACTGAAGGCTATCCCACATTGTTTACATTTATAGGGTTGCTCTCCAGTGTGCACTCGCATGTGTCCTTGAAAGACTGTGTGATAaacaaaggctttcccacattccttacattcatatggtttctctccagtatgagttctttcatgtacCTGAAAGGATTGGAGATAATTGAAGCCTTTCCCACATTCCTCAcgttcatagggtttctctccagtgtgagttctttcatgtattcGAAATGTATTGGGATTattgaaggctttcccacattctttacatttataaggtccaTCTCCTATGTGCAATATCATGTGTGTTCGAATACTTGTGATGTAAATGAAAGTTTTCCCACATACCTTGCATgcatagggtttctcaccagtgtgagttctttcatgtttcTGCAAATCTAGAAATGAACTAAAGATTTTCCTGCATCTTTTACATTCATAAGGATTCTCAGGGTGAGTcctttcatgtctttgaagagACTGGCGataactgaaagctttcccacatttaTTACATGTAAAGGGTTTCTctccattgtgatttctttcatgtttttgaaaagactaGAGATAACAGAAGGCTGttccacattctttacatttataTGGCTTCTCTCCATATCCCTGATACTCACATGGTTTGTGTTGGGTGTGAAATCTGAGGTGCCTATTAAGGGACGAATGACACACGAAGACTTTTCCACACACACTGCATTCACATGATTTTACTGCAACAGGAGGTTTCTTGTTCAGATTAAGATTTAGAATCTGGCTGATGGTTCTCCACACTGACTACCTTCTTTACTTTCACAGAATCTCTCTCCCATAGAACTTCTATAAAAAATGAGAAGCACATTATGAATGGTCTGTTAATGAGTTTACATTTATTAATAGGTATTAGAATTACACCTTTATCATTTTCAGGGGAAGTTTATGTTTTCTGCCTTGTCTGAATTGTTTGAAAGTGAACAGACTGAACGTGCTGCAAGAAGGCTTGACCACAGTTATTTTCAAAACACCAACAGTCATCTGTGGGCTTTAAAATACTGTTTCCAAGTAAGCTATTTTGTAAACACTGAACAtctgtcatatttaagaaaacatttttggtgaaaattttctagaaataaatttattagaAGCTGGgctcatttattttgctttttaaaaaaatttcggggccggccccgtggctgagtggttaagtttgcgtgatccgcttcggcggcccagggtttcactggttcagatcctgggcttggacatggcaccgctcgtcaagccatgctgaggcggagtcccacatgccacaactagaaggacccataactaaaaatatgcaactatgtgccaggggcttcggggaaaaaggaaaaataaaatcttaaaaaaaatttcatgataTACTCACACTCCCTGTGGGACGCTGCTTCCTCTTGTGAGGCCAACTCACCTTAAATTTCTCCCCTGGTTTTTGGATTGATCTTCAATGTCACGatattcccatttttttcctaaaatgcagACCCAGAAAAATCACTATGATTattagaaattacagaaaaattaatagaTTCTAGGTCCATGATGAGCTGTGACCATGCCTGCTTTATTTATGAAACTAGTCCCTTTCCACCTTCCACATCTTATGACAGTGTTGATAAGCAAGAAATACCTGTTTTCTAATTGACTAAGTGAAGGAATGTCTTTATTCTTACCCACTGAGGCCAGGTTCCTGAAGGTTTCCTGCATCACATCTCTGCAGAGTTTCTTCTGCAAAGGATTCAGCAGAGTCCACTCCTCCAGAGTGAACTTCACAGCCACATCTTCAAAGGCCACTGGGTCCTACACCATCCCACATATGTGTAGAGAATGGATGAGACTGACAGCACTGGGGATCTATATGTAAATCATAAGAAGTTCATATATGACCTCAAAACACTTATTCTATGACTTGGTTGTCAAAACTCTTACTCTCTGTACACACTCAATTCCTCATAAACGTAACTCTCAGGAGCACATAGAAATTATTCCCACAGTTTAACTCTGATCGCTTCGAGTCTTATTGCTTTCTAATGGCAGTTGAGAACACCTTGAAGAAATGAAAGTCatatgtcacttaacaacagggatacattctgagaaacgcgtTAGGccatttcatcattgtgtgaacttcatagagtgtacttacacaaagctagatggtgtagcctactacacacctaggtaaGATAAGATACAGTACTTATCTCATGAGACCACAGTCATATATgaggtctgttgttgaccaaagtgccattatgtggcacatgaccataatgctataaaaataaaaagagtttcCATTTTAAGACCGTCGATTCCTTGTGAGAAAAACActtttatctccttccttctc
The Equus caballus isolate H_3958 breed thoroughbred chromosome 7, TB-T2T, whole genome shotgun sequence genome window above contains:
- the LOC138925238 gene encoding zinc finger protein 791-like, which translates into the protein MERSHINSFQKHERNHNGEKPFTCNKCGKAFSYRQSLQRHERTHPENPYECKRCRKIFSSFLDLQKHERTHTGEKPYACKVCGKTFIYITSIRTHMILHIGDGPYKCKECGKAFNNPNTFRIHERTHTGEKPYEREECGKGFNYLQSFQVHERTHTGEKPYECKECGKAFVYHTVFQGHMRVHTGEQPYKCKQCGIAFSRPSTFQIPGRTHTGERPLKCKHCGKAFNWPSSLKSHVMRKHTGQKPYKCEK
- the LOC100064422 gene encoding zinc finger protein 791-like, producing the protein MDPVAFEDVAVKFTLEEWTLLNPLQKKLCRDVMQETFRNLASVGKKWEYRDIEDQSKNQGRNLRSSMGERFCESKEGSQCGEPSARF